GGCGACCTGGCCTTCACTCAGTTGCCCAGAAGTCAATCCTCCAACCAAGAATTCAATTTCCGGCAGTGTCAGTTCTAGACCATCACGCTTCTTGCGAATCAATTCCTGAGGAATCATCTGGTAGCCTAGTAATTTTTCAGGAAGTTTTTCAAAAGCTTTGTCATCCGCGGACCTGCCAAAGCTGCTTGCTCAAAGGTGTGAGTATGACTCAATGATTCATCACTCAAGCCCGCAGCCTGATTAGTCACAATGGAAAGGGCAACAACCTTCAATCCAAAATAACGTGCCAAAATGATTTCGGGGACTGTGGACATCCCTACACAGTTTGCTCCCAAGGTCATCAGCATCCTGATTTCTGCTGGGGTTTCGAATTGTGGTCCTGTCATCCAACCGTAGACTCCTCGTCTCAATGGGATATCAGCTTTGGAAGCCTCTGATTCAATCAGCAGGTTTATTTCTGGATCTAGGGCGTTGGTCATGTTTACAAAGCGTTGGTCCCCTACCACTCCAAACAACGGAGAGACACCAGTCATATTGATCGTATCCTCCAACAGCATCAGTGAACCTGGTGAAGAATCTGGATCCATGCTACCAGCCGCATTCGTCAACAGCAGTAATTCACAGCCTATCTGCTTCAGAACTCCGACAGGAACACGCATGTTATGCGCTTCTCCATGCTCATAAAAATGACTTCTGCCTCGTAGTATGACAACAGGTGTAGTACCAACAGAACCAAACACAAGCTCCCCCCGATGCCCTCCAACAACTGGTTCTGGGAAGCCGTCCAACTCAGAGT
The DNA window shown above is from SAR324 cluster bacterium and carries:
- a CDS encoding purine-nucleoside phosphorylase — translated: MNKPSSNSFEKEIKNSSRILKEKIGELTPKVAIILGSGLSKFSDEIDQSQTIQYSELDGFPEPVVGGHRGELVFGSVGTTPVVILRGRSHFYEHGEAHNMRVPVGVLKQIGCELLLLTNAAGSMDPDSSPGSLMLLEDTINMTGVSPLFGVVGDQRFVNMTNALDPEINLLIESEASKADIPLRRGVYGWMTGPQFETPAEIRMLMTLGANCVGMSTVPEIILARYFGLKVVALSIVTNQAAGLSDESLSHTHTFEQAALAGPRMTKLLKNFLKNY